One Phoenix dactylifera cultivar Barhee BC4 chromosome 14, palm_55x_up_171113_PBpolish2nd_filt_p, whole genome shotgun sequence DNA window includes the following coding sequences:
- the LOC103715375 gene encoding chitinase 6-like, producing MARSITLFLPFLLAGIISSATAQNCGCSPDLCCSQWGYCGTGSDYCGTGCREGPCESSPPPNDVSVADIVTQQFFDGIINQADNGCVGKSFYTRAAFLDALGSYPNFGRDGTVDDSKREIAAFFAHVTHETGHFCYIEEIDGASKDYCDETNTQWPCVPGKGYYGRGPIQLSWNFNYGPAGKSIGFDGLNSPETVANDVVISFKTALWYWMTNVHSLITSGQGFGATIRAINGALECDGKNPETVNKRVGYYLDYCKQFGVAPGDNLTC from the exons ATGGCACGCAGTATAACTTTATTCCTCCCCTTCCTACTTGCTGGAATAATCTCCTCCGCCACCGCCCAGAACTGCGGTTGCTCGCCGGACCTCTGCTGCAGCCAGTGGGGCTACTGCGGCACCGGCAGCGACTACTGCGGCACGGGCTGCCGCGAGGGCCCATGCGAGTCCTCGCCGCCCCCCAACGATGTCTCGGTCGCGGATATCGTCACGCAGCAATTCTTCGACGGAATTATTAATCAGGCGGATAACGGGTGCGTCGGCAAGAGCTTCTACACAAGAGCTGCGTTCCTTGATGCTCTCGGCTCCTACCCCAACTTTGGCCGGGATGGGACAGTGGATGATTCCAAGAGGGAGATAGCAGCCTTCTTCGCCCATGTCACCCATGAGACTGGAC ATTTCTGCTACATAGAAGAGATCGACGGCGCGTCGAAGGACTACTGCGATGAGACCAACACACAGTGGCCATGCGTTCCAGGGAAGGGGTACTACGGCCGTGGCCCAATTCAGCTATCCTGGAACTTTAACTACGGTCCTGCGGGAAAAAGCATTGGATTCGATGGCTTGAATTCACCTGAAACCGTGGCTAATGATGTTGTTATATCATTCAAGACAGCCTTGTGGTATTGGATGACCAACGTGCATTCGCTCATAACTTCTGGCCAAGGGTTCGGGGCCACGATTCGAGCCATCAATGGAGCTCTTGAGTGTGATGGCAAGAACCCGGAAACAGTTAATAAACGCGTTGGATACTACCTGGATTACTGCAAGCAATTTGGTGTGGCTCCAGGAGACAACCTTACTTGTTAG